In Cryptomeria japonica chromosome 5, Sugi_1.0, whole genome shotgun sequence, the genomic window taaaaaaaacattCATTAAACTATACCACTTTAGGGGAAAAGCACCAATTATTATGCATGTTCCAATTACCATTCATTGGATTTCACTAATTAAAAGCCCACTTAAAATCATGGAGTGGGCCAATAGCCTCCCATTATCTAGAAAAAAAGTTAGTAACTAGATCAATTGTGCAACTTTATCGGTACTAATAGTGCATGattattggggcatttgtgcataagtattggatcaATTGTGCAATTTTTTTAGTTGTCAAAGCGAACAAGTAATTGAGCAATAGGGAATATGTTCAACACTTTAAAATGagcactttttgacccttgtgtgcataacATATCCCACAAAATTCATCTTTACTACCCAGAAGCTAGAacactagtgctcttcccctacatATATGGCACAGACTATTCTGCATACAAAACGACATGATAAAGATCACAAATTTGCATAACACAATTGTTTTTCAGTGGATTTTTACATTTTTACAGCATTGAGAAGGCAAATTAAGAGGACTGAACTAGTGAAAATTGTGTTAAAATCCGTTGTgatttgcagattttgtgtttttgatcaagTGTTGTTTTATATGAAGAATAGATGGCTCCTACTTAtatttgtttaaaaataaaatttattaaagatttgatttctttatttttatttttataagtgAATTTTACTGAAGATGGTCACACctgtaattataaaattaaaaaaaaatcaactgaCTGACTGCTCCAATGGAAGGTCTGGTAGCTCCGACTCAATATCCTCCTCTCCACTTGAATTTTAAATATATACAAAATTCCTAAATAATACTGTTAAGGTTATATATTATTCTCATAACGTTTTTAAGCCTTTTATCTGAATACAGGACGGTTTTATTGTCCTGACCTAATTAAAAAGATCCCTGTCAACTCAAAGATTGAATTTTTACATTTTTACAATTTACCAATTTGTTGTGAAaactatttttatttatatatttttaacaaatCTGTAAAAGATTTATTGCCGACTTCTCTTAGCTGGGATGACTCTGAAGTCAAAGATTGATTATCTTTTAGAAGATTTATAAATCTCCTGCCAGAAGAGTAGGACAAAAAGCATAAAACATAATCCATCTCTCTTTCTCATTTAGACTGAATTACTGTataattgttctttttaatttcctTTCTGGAGAGTTCTGAAACTAATCATGATAATGAGATCCGGAGGAGGCATCTTTTCTCTCTTATAGAAGACAAGAATATGACAAGAATATATTGTGATATTATAAGGCGGAAAAAGAAAAGATACAGTTATGACAGTTAACCATGGTAATACAACACAGAAAGGAATATACTGCTTAACAAGGAAGCTTAGCTAATAGTTCCCACTAAGACTCAATAAGATTTTATATAAGTGCATATTTCTTTTCAAAACAAACTCTGGAATCTGATCATTGTCCTGGTCAAGATTTTCTTGGCTCTTATAAGCTTGTTGTAATCCAGTCGTTCATCATTTGTGGATGTGGGTATAGCTAGATTTTTATCAGTTTCTACAATCTATAATGATTCTTGttgtttctggattcgattgtgcgTACTTTATCTTGTTTTGTACCACACTCTGTGATCCACTATCAAGATAATAGAGAGCTTAAGGAGAAGATAATAGATCCATCTTCCTGATCCTATTATGACTAAtgggagaatttttttggtttatCTGTAAATGGGTATGAAAACCAACAAATGGGTATTAATATACAGGGACCAAAAGGCATCTTACATATGCAATTCTCAATTTGTTTTAGCTCAACAATTGCAGGCTTATATTGTGTATCTACCCAAAAGAGCTTTTTAAAATTGGATCACTTCCTCCTGCTGTGAGTCTCATTAGGTATTCTGAGACTGGTGTAATTCATCCATCTAGATACTCTCTGAATGCCCTTCATGGACTTGACTACAAAAGCTTATACCACTTTTGATATTCCTTTAGGTATGTTTTAAGAGCCTTATGGAATCTGCAGGCATGCCAGAGAACAGAGACTTATGATTAAGGTCTCTATCATGTCCTTTTGAGGTCTAAATTTGTGATTCTGTTGCCTCTTTCATGAAATGAAACAGAACATTTTGTCAAAATGTGGTCGTGGCCCTTTCAAGTACTTGAAGTAAAGCAGATTGTACCAAATTGAACATATTCTTGGCTTTCTAACTGAGAAGCAGCTGAGGAATGTTCTGTTCCCTTTATGCGAAGTGGTTCCCAATAAGAAAGTGATTCTCCCTTATCTTTGAACCAGTTATTCCTTTGGCATTTTGAGACTTCGAATATAATGCTCTATATATAGTTTCAGGACCTTACACATAAAGAATAACGTATGTGAGTGAAAAGGCTTGAATTTGCTGCCAAGAATGGAACAGTCTAATTCAGGGATCCTGCTACGTCTTGAAGGGCCTACATCTCAGCCCCCAAAATTCTCTCTTGGCATGGGTCTTGCTGTTTGTGCCGAGCCCAAGCCTAGACTAAGGTGGACACCAGAGCTTCATGAGAGATTTGTTAGTGCAGTGGCCCAGCTAGGTGGACCAGAAAGTAAGTGTACCTTCATGCCATTATAGTAACTAAGCTTTTtacgaaagaaaaaaaaaaaatagtattaatGTCCATGAATAACACAACTAGGTCAAAGAGATCCTATAAAAATGGCTATCCAACCTTTAGGATGCACCAATGCATAAATTACCCTCATACACCATAACTTTTGGTGCATCTTAGGGGCTGGATAGTTGTTTCCGTAGTTATATGTAGGTTCTTAATCAATGACCCCTCTTTGATCTTTTGGTTAAGGACCCATATCCAAAAGTGGGAGGTTGTAGCTGCATTCCAGGCTAATAAGCTTAAGCGTCTTTTATGTCAGAAAATGTTGATTGTATGTAACACATGATAAGGACTTGGATCTTATAATTAGAACACTTTTGAACTAAGCAAGAAACCTTCAAGTTTGTTTATGGAGTCAGAATTGATCTTAATGATCCATTCAAAGATGTATTTTGAAAGTTCTCATTATGTAGCCAATGTCCTCCTGCAGAAGCCACTCCAAAATCAGTTATGAGAATGATGGGTGTGAAAGGACTTACACTATACCATCTGAAGAGCCATCTTCAGGTATGGTGAATAATCTTGTCATTCTTATTCTAGACATATAAGTCCTGCAATTTAGTTTACATCATAAACTGAGAATCTTTCTCTTATTGTCATGACAGAAATTCAGGCTTGGAAAACAGCCACACAAAGAAGTGAACATTGAGACAGCTAAAAGTGGTAAGCTTTGAACATACACAAGAATTGCATTGAGGAGTCCTAATGCTCATCCCTAAATATTTCTTTTGTTTGTTAACTTTTCATAGGGAGAAGCTTGGAAGAGCATGATCAAGACATTGTGACAAAAGACAGCAATAACACACCAAGCCATCAAGAGTAAGCCATGAGTTTATTTTTGTTGGAAACTGTCTTATTAAGATTAATCTGTATACTTCACAGTTATTGTTAGAATAACTCCTTAGATTGCCTGGCAGAGCAATGCATATTGCAGAGGCCCTGAATGCTCAGATAGAGGTACAGAGAAGGTTACATGAACAACTAGAGGTATGGCTATCTCAGCGggtgcaaaaaataaaaaaaacctttGAATAAGTTTTTTTCCTTAATTTGTTCTCCATACCTTGATTTATATATGGTATAAACTCTAAGATTCCCTTAATTTGACAATGAAATAGGTTCAAAGACACTTGCAGTTGAGGATAGAATCACAAGGAAAGTACTTGCAGGCAATATTGGAGAAAGCACAGAGagcacttgcatcacaatcctGTCCTACAGAAGGACTTGAAGCTGCAAGGACAGAGCTTGCAGATTTAGCCAAAAGGGTTATCACAGACTGTAGAGACTCTCATGTTTATAGACAAAAATCAGAAGATTACAGTGGACAGGAACAGTCTTGTATTACACATTACTCTTATCAAAACTACTTGGAAGACTCTGTTGAAAAGGATCATGTAGAACAAAAGGTAAATGAACCTGATAAACATAATAGTAGGAAAAGGACCAGAACATGCTATTATGAAGACCTAGGTACTTCTGAACTTCAAGACTTATGTCTTAAGATTTCAAGAAAAGAACCTCTAGCTGTTGAGTCATTTTCTTCAAGAAGACCATTGTGGGAATCCTCTGAAACAGAAGAAAGTAGTGTTTGGCAAGCTAGGACAGATGATTTGTTAAGAGATAAGGATAAACTGAAAAAACTTTCAAAGGATCTGACTGTTATAGCCCCTGATGTTCCAGATGACATCATGATTTCTCATTCTAATGCATCTGCATTTCAGGATTACCATGAAGATGGAGAAGAGATAGATAGGAGCTATAAATCTTCCCCAACATTAGAGTTGAGTAGTGAGTGTAGAAATGTAGTCAAAGGATTGGACCTAAATATATCAGGAGATGGAACCATGCCATTTAAGGGAAGGGAATTGGATCTCAATGTATGTGGATGGGGAAGGTGATTTGTCTAACACTTTCCTTGGAATATTTTATAAATGTTTTCAGGTTTCAGAGATACTAAGAGTTGTATATAATTTATTCTCAGATTTTGAGTGTTGCATTTAAGATCAAAAGACTCAGATTGCTCTAATATCATGTTgagaattaaaatatatattattttatggcTTTTTCTTCTATACTGAAAAGACTAAGATTTTACTAATACCATTTTGAGAATTAGGTACATACTATTTTAGGTCTTTTTCTTCTTTAGTTGAGTGTATATATGTGTCTTAATTATAAGAAGTTAGAATCAGAACATAAAAGAAGTAATATGACATCATAATTTTCATATTCAATCATTGTCCATCAAATAATTTTTGTTTATATATGTTTTCTTTTTAAGATGTTTCTTTGTTTTAATTGTTCATTAATCTTTATAAATTAAATATGATATTGAATTCTAAGCATTCTTTCATATATTTCAACATATTTTGTATTAATGTTCTAGTAGATTTCCGCAATTCATGAATTATATTGTTGTAGCAGTTTCTGGATTAGATTGCGTGTATATTTTTTTTTCTCATcatcattttggatcacactccgtgatccatcatcaggatgatagagagcataaggagatatctatcatcttgatgatggatcatggagtgtgatccgaaacattgatgagaAAAAAAATATACACGCAATCTAATCCAGAAGCTACTACAACAatattttgtattgttttttaatAGTAATTGATGATTGTGTTCATGATATTCAATTCTAAGTATTCTTTTATAGATCTCGACAtattttgtattgttttttttaGTAATTGATGATTGTCCTCATGATATTCAATTCTAAACATTCTTCTATAGATCTCAACATGTTTTGTATTGTTTTTTAATAGTAATTGATAATTGTCCTCATGATATTCAATTCTAAACATTCTTCCATCAATCTCAACATATTTTGTATTGTTCTTAATAATGATTGATGATTGTCCTCATGATATTCAAATCTAAGaattcttccttgaatctcaaCATTTTTTGTATTGTTTTTTATAGTATTTGATGATTGTCTCCATTTTCTATGGCAACTATGATTTATCTCTTACAGGCATTTCAATTGTTTACATTTGTTCTAGCTAAAAGCTTTTCTTTCCTATAGTTATTTCTAATGTCTAtaatcttgtgtgtgtgtgtgtgtgtgtatcatttgaatagaaaatggatataatttattttcaaaaaagatAAATAGAATGAAATCAATTTTATAGTCACTTAAAATTGATAGGATTCATGTATTAAAGTAGAATGTAGCTTTAAAAAGGAGATAGCGAGAACAACAAAACTTGGCTCCAAAAAGGAAATAACTATTTACAAAATCACATAATTTTAAAGTCAAAATAATGAAACCTAAGTAGTCAAAGCTATAAACCCTATAGTAGAGAGGTAGTCTTAATCATCTAAGTTGTCCTACCCTCCATTAGGTAAATCTTCTTATCATCTATGGGCTTCCAACCATTAAGAGAATTCTCTTCATTTTTTCTTGAGATTTTGAGTTCCAACTACATCTAAAATTTATCCCCTTGCAATGAAATGGTAATAGCAATCAAGGGAACTTTTTCTAACCTTCAAGAAGAGACTATCCATATCATTCAAAGTATGTAATCAAGTGGCGTGCAAGCAACTTGACCTCACTTACTACCTAATTAGTAGTGATCAACTAAAAGGTTGCCCAGCTAGCAAGGGGTAGACCACCTATAGTAACTTTGTGAGTGACATCTTTTAGAGTCAAAATGCTCACACCATTGGCCCTAGCAAGGGGATTTAGCATGAGGAAATGAGGGTGGCACACTAGCCATAGTGCAAGTGGCATTTCCCTAGTGATTAAAAAGAGTCTAGAGTTGTGCCACCTCCAAGGCCACTTTCTTGGCCTAAACTTAAATTTGCATGAGAAAATTATACATCATTAATGAATTTGTatgaatataaaaataaacaaaGAAAAGAATGAGAAAGTATAGAAACATTTATATCTTTATAAAAGttaaaaagaaactaaaataaaCACACACCTTACCTAGGTGAATTTAGTTGAAAATTGAAACCATCTCCTAATAAGTAATTATGCCAAGTAAAAGGAACCCATTTAAAAAGATTAAATAAATCACGAATCTACAACCAAGTTGACTATGCATGCGCGTGGAACTAAAATAAACCTTAATTATTTCAAATTTATccatagaatgaagatatatagtTTGACACACTTATATGTTAATCATTCTCCAATAGGGAGATCTTTGGTATAGTTAACATAAGGTAAACTAAGCAATCTTGGACTTAATAGTAGCTTTCAAAATTATCTAGAAATATTCATCACAAATAAAAGATGGATGTTAGAGAGATAACCTTGAATTTGACTTCCAAACCATATGAAAATGTGGGGAAAAGCAGTATTATACATTTGAAAGATTGTAATTATAGAGAGGGGTGTCataattgttggcaatatgctagatttggttaagtgttgtcattcatgtcaacattgtatcccggttggaggctggacctatcctggttagtcttggtgatcatcttggttttggttgtgattttgatccggtatgatcagatctttggattcggttttggatgcttactttggatggttatatgcttgccatattctgttggttcatgatttggtgctctgattGCTATCACTTTTGTTCtcggttggtatttcctggtacaGATTAGCTTTACCAGTAAGCGATATTTGTTGATTTGGTCAGATGATTTTGATCCAGCTTATGGGAACGGTTTCTATcgtgttgaaggtgcttcttgatcgtgtcctaattgtttggtggagttgcattggctggcatgctgttatgatggtcctatttggatccggttagactttctgtgttattgcactatgggtttctaccgattggtgaagcgtgttggattttggtcttaggggAATTTCCAACGGATGGAATTGTTTGGgaacttgaattaggtccatgttatgtaatgtaaatcataatattggtgcagtggtatcgtatgatgtaatttttgtaataatgggtttatgggtttagtcgaccttgtcaataaggttgatgatctatatttataggtgacttattcatgtaattatgTAATGGTTTTGGGATcggtggttatgtctacattatcaaagaaaggattatgtgcgaatagagtcatatcattttggtgaaggttttgtattgcagggtagacatctgtgcttaactggaactgtatcaagcattagtagatgctactttcacagttcattctttttggattgtagtcagatggtttgtaagtcagtgagacttcccttttgtgttgagcagtgagctctaggcggttggcctgattgcaagttcaattcccattataattatttcacatactactgcatgtTAGCATCCccccaatttttttattaaaatttcaaACTCGGAGATCGCCTTTTGGTGTTTCTTTCCTCTTTTGGTCTTATATTTCCTTTCTTTGAATCCGagtcattgaaccttttcaaagttcaaggttcaaagttcaaaagtgCTTTAAGGAATTCTCTTCGCggctttgttttatggtaaggCAAGTGCTTTATTgcaatttgtattgaacttgaatcgttgaacctttttggttcaaggttcaaggttcaatcggtcctCTTGCGTGGGTCACGACTTTGAAATGTTAATAAACGAGCAAGTGTGAATGTGTTAAGTCGGTCctaaacttgaactttgaaccatttgcaaattggtttgaggttcaaggttcaaagtctccCTTTATGTTTGTTAAAGGTCTTAGCTCATTCCCGGTGTTGTGTCGAGCCGCAAGTTGAGAATTCTTTGTTTTTCCTTGAACTGAACTTGTGCCATTGAACTCCTTGTgagttggttcaaagttcaaaagttcATTCCAAGTTTGGCCCCGAGGACTTTAATAACACTGAAGGTGGCGTGGCAAAAAGAATATTCTTAgcatcttataatttaaaattctaaatttggaaataAATCATGAAAGCATTAACCATTTGTGCGAAGTTGATGGGTAATTAAGAAAGTGCCAGGTTCCTATAATATCACTGGTTATCTCACACGTtcgaatgaatcattatgaggcgTGTGTAGATGTTACTCAACTGTTTTCCATTTTTCTTTAACATGTGAACTctcaagttgtaaaagttgtagTTGCTAGTACTGAAGGAGTCCAAGATGCCGAAGGTAATTTCAGCTCTATTCTTCTGAGGGTTTCACTGGTTTCATGGTGGTTACAGGTGAGTTTCGATAATTTTCCTCCATTGTGTTATTATCTCAGAAGGTCAATTAGTTTAggagaaatcttttattttggaATAGAATTCTATCCTGTTTAGGAATTGTTTGATAAATGTAAAAGTGGCCACAATGAGGCCGACTCTTCCAAAATTGGGTCACACATCATGCCTGGTTAGTATACTTCCAGAGCTGAGCGACACCTCTTTGGCTCAAGCTAACTTGGGAGATTTCTTAGAGAGAGCTAAAAAACCCTGGGGCAggttcaatgatggagaggatAGTTAGAAGCGGTCTGATAGAAGTTGTTGCTTTTCCAATTGCCGCTCCTTATCTAGATTTAGTAatagcatgcatgaaaagatatgaTACTGATAGTAGGTGCATTAGAACTAGTAGTGGCAAGCTGTTAGTGGAGATTAATAAAGAGAcaatatgttggcatttgcatgaagattacattaatgatatgttatgttgtcattggtgtcaattctttgataatgatattgctgatattgtcttgtaaccggtaggaagagctttgttaAGGACAGTGTAAatcagtatgtaagtttgtgagttgaaccggtaactggtGTAAAAGGTTAAatcctatctatgtaatgtaaccggtaaaccctactagttgtttttgttaaaccctaactgattaaggttgttgaatttgtTATGCTAgtttatgatctaatgttgagcagtaatgatggtgacacgtatgatcattgtatgaagaaaagtttaaatttttttggcgcatttgtttgtctagggaatgagcaaaatgtattgcatctaatgcaaagcgtgtgatgagttactgagctcgatgaagcggtaatcaaggagcggttgaggttttcttaattgatgtgtagagattgctatgaaatccagcggtcatacttgtaccgacttgtttgtaatcttgatgagaattagatttttgttgtgttaccgacctaattgatttgtatttaacgtcgatgaagttgttttgtttagtgttggcaagagttggcagaaatcagttgagtgtgtggttaccaaACTGgataatgagtctgcagtttgagtaaaggcagataggagcttaaaaggatctgatcaagcaagtgtagtgctattcagatagatcaaggaaactcctgttgttttctaacaattacaatacaattgaaatcccttaaccgggtaagctctaacaagcttggttacttattaaatcctctaacaaggtgatccattagattggatttttaaatcctctattgaggttactccttacaaggtatttgcttctaacaaggcatttatagtcaatcccttaaccgggtgattcctaacaggaccagttcttaacaggacttttgtaaaagctttaacaggcttggctcctaacagggcgaacttcaaaagagttcagatattattttgtgagtcccatctcaccgtggttttgacctatttgggtttccacgtcaaaaatacttgtgttatgtggtgaatgtttttgtggttatgatcttatggctgatttgattaactacttaactattttgataaggcatgataaccagaagcattgagaaatgggaATATGTTGAcctatgataaagcatttggatgtttacaagtttaatgttgtttattgttaagttgctgTAACAGTCAACCGGATTTTGTTATGAGTATttacagtggtatttcatttgataaATTTACTTTTgtgtttgagattgggaagtttgtttcaatttttctatttactgattgaccctccctctcagtaatctaccggatacttattctttcatcataccataaattggaatcagagcatctcaggtcctctaaggtctaagcctaacaacttgaggaaaagatctgctagatcatgatgaagaaggaaggtctgaagttcaacagagaaaactataggatatggagcgacataatgaaaatttacatcaagagtctgggaagatggtattgggatcatgtagatactaagtatattacACGTGTTGggattctgactgatgatcagaagaaataacaacaagaaaatcatcaagcattggaggctattatcagttccttgtgtgatgttgaatatgtagatgttcatggtcttgaaactgcatatgaggtatgcaaaaaacttgaagagatttatagaggtgatgaacatgtcaatattgctaaagaggagagtctaagaggaaagtttgatgacatgaggatgactgaaggtgagaatatccaacagtatggtcaaaggataaaaaagATAATCGATGAATTTAAGAGTgtgggagggaaagtggaagatgccatagtgatcagtaaggtactgataaccctactaccagtctacgctattcgagttgcagctatttaggagctgaagtccattgacaaaactaaggtagctcttgactccatcattggtaagcttagtgcttttgaattaaatggttatgatggtagtgtacaaaaatatgagtctgcatttagagcttctatttctaacccatctgtgagaaaaagtagagatactagtcatggttataaatctagatccaacagagatgctgatgatgaagacggtttagtggagcttgaagcattgttggcaaaacaattGCCTAGAGGtattgataaatatagaggtaaattacctttaaaatgttttgcatgcaacaagattggtcacatagcggctaattgtcctaatggtaaaaatgaacacaagagagataaattcaagaaatataagggtaaaggaaagagagattgtcttattgctattgatagtggtatcact contains:
- the LOC131067564 gene encoding myb-related protein 2 isoform X1, with product MEQSNSGILLRLEGPTSQPPKFSLGMGLAVCAEPKPRLRWTPELHERFVSAVAQLGGPEKATPKSVMRMMGVKGLTLYHLKSHLQKFRLGKQPHKEVNIETAKSGRSLEEHDQDIVTKDSNNTPSHQELPGRAMHIAEALNAQIEVQRRLHEQLEVQRHLQLRIESQGKYLQAILEKAQRALASQSCPTEGLEAARTELADLAKRVITDCRDSHVYRQKSEDYSGQEQSCITHYSYQNYLEDSVEKDHVEQKVNEPDKHNSRKRTRTCYYEDLGTSELQDLCLKISRKEPLAVESFSSRRPLWESSETEESSVWQARTDDLLRDKDKLKKLSKDLTVIAPDVPDDIMISHSNASAFQDYHEDGEEIDRSYKSSPTLELSSECRNVVKGLDLNISGDGTMPFKGRELDLNVCGWGR
- the LOC131067564 gene encoding myb-related protein 2 isoform X2, with product MEQSNSGILLRLEGPTSQPPKFSLGMGLAVCAEPKPRLRWTPELHERFVSAVAQLGGPEKATPKSVMRMMGVKGLTLYHLKSHLQKFRLGKQPHKEVNIETAKSGRSLEEHDQDIVTKDSNNTPSHQEAMHIAEALNAQIEVQRRLHEQLEVQRHLQLRIESQGKYLQAILEKAQRALASQSCPTEGLEAARTELADLAKRVITDCRDSHVYRQKSEDYSGQEQSCITHYSYQNYLEDSVEKDHVEQKVNEPDKHNSRKRTRTCYYEDLGTSELQDLCLKISRKEPLAVESFSSRRPLWESSETEESSVWQARTDDLLRDKDKLKKLSKDLTVIAPDVPDDIMISHSNASAFQDYHEDGEEIDRSYKSSPTLELSSECRNVVKGLDLNISGDGTMPFKGRELDLNVCGWGR
- the LOC131067564 gene encoding myb-related protein 2 isoform X3 yields the protein MRMMGVKGLTLYHLKSHLQKFRLGKQPHKEVNIETAKSGRSLEEHDQDIVTKDSNNTPSHQELPGRAMHIAEALNAQIEVQRRLHEQLEVQRHLQLRIESQGKYLQAILEKAQRALASQSCPTEGLEAARTELADLAKRVITDCRDSHVYRQKSEDYSGQEQSCITHYSYQNYLEDSVEKDHVEQKVNEPDKHNSRKRTRTCYYEDLGTSELQDLCLKISRKEPLAVESFSSRRPLWESSETEESSVWQARTDDLLRDKDKLKKLSKDLTVIAPDVPDDIMISHSNASAFQDYHEDGEEIDRSYKSSPTLELSSECRNVVKGLDLNISGDGTMPFKGRELDLNVCGWGR